The Ptychodera flava strain L36383 chromosome 7, AS_Pfla_20210202, whole genome shotgun sequence DNA window ATTAGCGGTTTATGATGTTTgcccgtatgtatgtatgtatgtatgtatgtatgcatgtatgcatgtatgtatgtatgtatgtatgtatgtatgtatgtatgtatgtatgtatgtatgtatgtatgtatgtatctatctatctatgtatctatgtatctatgtatctatgtagtctatgtatgtatctatgtatgtaagGGTGTATGGGTATATGAATGTGTATGCATGAATGGATATACtaatgtatttaaaaaattaagtGTATCTACTGCATAAATACACATTCCACTATGACAAGCACATTACATTCTCTTTGATATTCCGAATTATTGACGCATGATCACAGACTACATTTTTTAAAGGCACGTCACCGTTAACTCACCTCGCTCTCCTTATATCGTTCCCCGATGTACACATTTCGAATCCTCGGGCTCTCATCGCCGCTGCACCGTTTCTTTTCTGCCGCGTCTTTCTCCGTCGACCGGCACCAGTAACCTTTCTTCCTTGGCGACGGCGACGCCGCCGGCGATTTGGGACTGGTCTTC harbors:
- the LOC139137008 gene encoding uncharacterized protein, with product MSSMIPSVVSSVYHRRSSWKTTLTPTIGPFNGKKTSPKSPAASPSPRKKGYWCRSTEKDAAEKKRCSGDESPRIRNVYIGERYKESEINDDSDDNQQDENS